One window from the genome of Pseudomonas frederiksbergensis encodes:
- a CDS encoding helix-turn-helix domain-containing protein: protein MSTLQTLQVFQALNSSPNARLEHSAELGDGMAAALWTNHHDARDYEAPTHHTLSCYIAGGTGTFRRERPDTTGAPDKLCILPAGHESAWVINGDIRLAHLYFSAEQFALGCITVLDREPRQVQLHEETFLDDPQQARRFRQLIALNWNEPAERLLTTSLAHDLLNHLLLSQVGQRQGVRFKGGLAAHQRRLLVDYVDSHLAEAISLGQLAALCALSEYHFARMFRESFGLPPHRYVLARRLARARHLLRSTSRPLGDVALACGFASASHFTNRFRHAMGASPGEYRQAFLR from the coding sequence ATGTCCACACTGCAAACCCTACAAGTCTTCCAAGCGCTCAACAGCTCGCCCAACGCTCGCCTCGAGCACAGCGCCGAGCTCGGGGACGGCATGGCGGCCGCTTTGTGGACCAATCACCACGACGCCCGGGACTACGAAGCGCCGACGCACCATACGCTGTCGTGCTACATCGCGGGCGGCACCGGAACGTTTCGTCGCGAGCGGCCCGATACCACCGGTGCACCGGACAAGCTCTGCATCCTGCCGGCCGGGCATGAGTCGGCCTGGGTCATCAATGGCGACATTCGCCTCGCCCATCTGTATTTCAGCGCTGAACAATTCGCCCTTGGCTGCATCACCGTGCTGGACCGCGAGCCTCGGCAAGTGCAGCTACACGAGGAAACCTTCCTCGACGATCCGCAACAGGCCCGGCGCTTTCGCCAGTTGATCGCGCTGAATTGGAACGAACCCGCGGAACGGCTGCTGACCACCAGCCTGGCCCATGACCTGCTCAACCACTTGCTGCTCAGCCAGGTCGGCCAGCGCCAAGGCGTTCGCTTCAAAGGTGGCCTGGCAGCTCACCAGCGGCGGTTGCTGGTGGATTACGTCGACAGCCACCTGGCCGAGGCCATCAGTCTCGGGCAACTGGCGGCGCTGTGCGCGTTGTCCGAATATCACTTTGCGCGGATGTTCCGCGAAAGTTTCGGGCTGCCACCCCACCGATATGTACTGGCTCGGCGCCTGGCCCGCGCGCGGCACTTGCTGCGCAGCACTTCCCGGCCCTTGGGCGACGTAGCGTTGGCCTGCGGATTTGCCAGCGCCAGTCATTTCACTAACCGTTTTCGCCACGCCATGGGCGCAAGCCCCGGGGAATATCGACAGGCGTTCTTGCGCTAA
- a CDS encoding chemotaxis protein CheV, translating into MSSNKARADSLSLLLFTLRSGKLMAINLLKVSEIIPCPPLTKLPESHPHVKGIATLRGASLSVIDLSRAIGERPLEDPDGGCLIVTDVSRSKQGLHVQAVSKIVHCLTTDIKPPPYGSGGVRAFITGVTSVDGTLVQVLDIEKVIHGIAPAQIETAPTELSMEDAEVLGNARILVVDDSQVALQQSVHTLRNLGLQCHTARSAKEAIDCLLELQGTAQEINLIVSDIEMSEMDGYALTRTLRETPDFAHLYVLLHTSLDSAMNSEKARLAGANGVLTKFSSPELTKCLITAAKAVAEQGR; encoded by the coding sequence ATGTCCTCCAACAAAGCCCGCGCAGATTCCCTTTCGCTTCTGCTCTTTACCTTGCGCAGCGGCAAGCTGATGGCGATCAACCTGCTAAAGGTCAGTGAGATCATTCCCTGCCCGCCATTGACCAAGCTGCCGGAGTCGCATCCGCACGTCAAAGGCATCGCCACACTGCGCGGGGCATCCTTGTCGGTGATCGACCTGAGCCGTGCCATTGGCGAGCGGCCCCTTGAAGATCCGGACGGCGGCTGCCTGATCGTCACTGACGTCAGCCGCTCCAAACAAGGCTTGCATGTCCAGGCCGTGAGCAAGATCGTCCACTGCCTGACCACGGACATCAAGCCACCGCCCTACGGCTCCGGCGGCGTGCGCGCATTCATCACCGGCGTAACCTCGGTGGACGGCACCCTGGTTCAGGTGCTGGATATCGAGAAAGTCATCCACGGCATCGCCCCGGCGCAAATCGAGACGGCGCCGACCGAGTTGAGCATGGAAGACGCCGAAGTGCTCGGCAATGCACGAATCCTGGTGGTCGATGACAGCCAGGTCGCGCTGCAACAGTCGGTGCATACTCTGCGCAACCTGGGCCTGCAGTGCCACACCGCACGCAGCGCCAAGGAAGCCATCGACTGCCTGTTGGAACTGCAAGGCACTGCGCAGGAGATCAACCTGATCGTCTCCGACATCGAGATGTCGGAGATGGACGGCTACGCGTTGACCCGCACCCTGCGCGAAACGCCCGACTTCGCTCATCTCTATGTGCTGCTGCACACCTCGCTCGACAGCGCCATGAACAGTGAGAAAGCCCGACTGGCCGGCGCCAATGGCGTACTCACCAAGTTCTCTTCGCCCGAGCTGACCAAGTGCCTGATCACGGCGGCCAAGGCCGTTGCCGAACAAGGTCGCTGA
- a CDS encoding 2-hydroxyacid dehydrogenase, translated as MKKTVLAFSRITPPMIERLRQDFDVIVPNPSNGDINAQFNEALPHVHGLIGVGRKLGREQLQNATKLEVVSSVSVGYDNYDVAYFNERGIMLTNTPDVLTESTADLAFALLMSSARRVAELDAWTKAGQWQASVGPQLFGSDVHGKTLGIVGMGNIGAAVARRGRLGFNMPILYSGNSRKADLENELGAQFRSLDQLLAEADFVCLVVPLSEKTRHLIGERELALMKPSAILINISRGPVVDEPALIEALQNNRIRGAGLDVYEKEPLAESPLFQLNNAVTLPHIGSATHETREAMANLAVENLRSALLGERPKNLVNPQVWK; from the coding sequence ATGAAAAAAACCGTACTTGCCTTCAGCCGTATCACGCCTCCCATGATCGAGCGCCTGCGACAGGACTTCGATGTGATCGTGCCCAACCCATCGAACGGCGACATCAATGCGCAGTTCAACGAAGCCCTGCCCCATGTCCACGGACTGATCGGTGTCGGCCGCAAGCTCGGCCGCGAGCAGCTGCAGAACGCCACGAAACTGGAAGTGGTATCCAGCGTGTCGGTGGGCTATGACAACTACGACGTGGCGTACTTCAATGAACGCGGGATCATGCTCACCAATACCCCTGACGTGCTCACCGAAAGCACCGCCGACCTGGCCTTCGCCCTGCTGATGAGCAGCGCCCGTCGCGTCGCCGAACTGGACGCCTGGACCAAGGCCGGACAGTGGCAGGCGTCAGTCGGGCCGCAGTTGTTCGGCAGCGATGTGCATGGCAAGACCCTGGGCATCGTCGGCATGGGCAATATCGGCGCGGCCGTTGCCCGACGGGGTCGCCTGGGGTTCAACATGCCGATCCTCTACAGCGGCAACAGCCGCAAGGCCGACTTGGAAAATGAGTTGGGGGCTCAATTCCGTTCGCTGGACCAATTGCTGGCCGAAGCGGATTTCGTCTGCCTCGTAGTGCCATTGAGCGAAAAGACCCGCCACCTCATCGGCGAACGCGAGCTGGCCTTGATGAAACCGAGCGCCATCCTGATCAACATCTCCCGCGGCCCGGTGGTGGACGAGCCGGCGCTGATCGAAGCGTTGCAGAACAACCGCATCCGCGGCGCCGGGCTGGATGTCTACGAGAAAGAGCCGCTGGCCGAATCGCCACTGTTCCAATTGAACAATGCCGTGACCTTGCCACATATCGGCTCGGCCACCCACGAAACCCGTGAAGCCATGGCCAATCTCGCCGTGGAGAACCTGCGCAGTGCATTGCTGGGCGAGCGGCCGAAGAACCTGGTCAACCCGCAAGTCTGGAAATGA
- the fecA gene encoding TonB-dependent Fe(3+) dicitrate receptor FecA, whose protein sequence is MPQQPTCLTPLARTLRQLLLGASLSFVALPAVLAADTKAYHIAPSSLENALNQFGREAGVLISFGSQTTAGLQSRGLEGNYSPEQGLSALLEGTGLQARPEGDKAFSLQPTTDASLDLGTTTVVGDWLGDAAQANVFEHPGARDVIRREEFERQGATQARDVLKRIPGVNAPENNGTGSHDMALNFGIRGLNPRLASRSTVLMDGIAVPFAPYGQPQLSFAPISMGNMDAVDVVRGGGAVRYGPQNVGGVVNFVTRAIPDAPTVKGGFQTETSPSSSHDGFKTSSNLLAGATADNGLGGALLYSGTRGGDWREHSDTQIDDLVLKGNYQLDEANSFNAMAQYYEGEADMPGGLNVADYDADPYQSTRPNDRFWGRRTLVNVGYRYQQDRREFTASTFFTKTLRSGYLDQGTFLSLSPREYWVRGLDTRFAQGFDLGPTSHEVGIGYRYINEAGHELRYRTPIASNELPTTSSRNDRDTRGGTEANALFIDDRIDIGKWTITPGVRYEMIESQQTNNLTNVKYKGDYNTALPALNVLYHVNDEWNLYANTEGSFGSVQYSQMPNRVSSGEVKPEKARTWELGTRYDNGNLRAEIGAFLINFDNQYESNQTNDSVIARGETRHQGIETSFSYALEGLDPALAGFDVYGTYAFVDATIREEGPNKGNRVPFSSKHKGTLGVAYTEGSWKLNLDSTYQSAQFADNANTRAESADGSTGNIPGYMLFSSRAAYDFGPRLSDLNVAVGVKNIFNTQYFTRSFDDNNRGKYVGEPRTLYVQTSVAF, encoded by the coding sequence ATGCCGCAGCAACCCACCTGTCTCACCCCGCTCGCCCGTACCCTGCGTCAACTGTTGCTGGGGGCCAGCTTGAGTTTCGTCGCACTGCCTGCCGTGTTGGCTGCAGATACCAAGGCCTATCACATCGCACCTTCGTCACTGGAGAATGCCCTCAACCAGTTCGGACGCGAGGCCGGGGTGCTGATTTCCTTTGGATCGCAGACAACCGCAGGTCTGCAGAGTCGTGGCCTGGAAGGCAACTACAGCCCAGAGCAAGGGCTGAGCGCGCTGCTTGAAGGCACGGGCCTGCAAGCCCGGCCCGAGGGAGACAAAGCTTTCAGCCTGCAACCGACCACGGACGCCTCGCTGGACCTTGGAACCACCACCGTGGTGGGCGATTGGCTCGGCGACGCCGCCCAAGCCAACGTATTCGAACACCCCGGCGCCCGTGACGTCATCCGTCGCGAAGAATTCGAACGCCAGGGCGCAACCCAGGCGCGGGATGTGCTCAAACGCATTCCCGGCGTCAACGCACCGGAAAACAACGGCACCGGCAGCCACGACATGGCCCTGAACTTTGGTATCCGGGGCCTCAACCCACGCCTGGCCTCTCGCTCCACGGTATTGATGGACGGCATTGCGGTGCCTTTCGCCCCTTACGGCCAGCCGCAACTGTCGTTCGCGCCGATCAGCATGGGCAACATGGACGCGGTGGATGTCGTGCGCGGCGGCGGTGCAGTGCGCTACGGCCCGCAGAACGTCGGTGGTGTGGTCAACTTCGTGACCCGGGCGATTCCCGACGCACCGACGGTCAAGGGTGGTTTCCAGACCGAGACGAGCCCGTCCTCCAGCCACGACGGCTTCAAGACGTCATCGAACCTGCTGGCCGGCGCAACCGCAGACAACGGCCTCGGTGGTGCCCTGCTGTATTCCGGCACGCGCGGCGGTGACTGGCGTGAACACAGCGACACACAAATTGACGACTTGGTCCTCAAGGGCAACTACCAACTGGACGAGGCCAACAGTTTCAACGCCATGGCCCAGTATTACGAAGGTGAAGCCGACATGCCCGGCGGCCTGAACGTGGCCGACTACGATGCCGACCCGTATCAATCCACGCGTCCGAACGACCGGTTCTGGGGCCGTCGCACCTTGGTCAATGTCGGCTATCGCTACCAGCAGGACCGTCGGGAATTCACTGCCAGCACTTTCTTTACTAAGACCTTGCGCAGTGGCTACCTGGACCAAGGCACCTTCCTGTCCCTGTCGCCCCGCGAATATTGGGTGCGTGGATTGGATACCCGTTTCGCCCAGGGCTTTGACCTTGGCCCGACCAGCCATGAAGTCGGCATCGGCTACCGCTACATCAACGAGGCCGGTCATGAGCTGCGCTACCGCACGCCCATTGCCAGCAATGAACTGCCCACAACCTCCAGCCGCAACGATCGGGATACGCGTGGCGGCACCGAGGCCAACGCATTGTTCATCGATGACCGGATCGACATTGGCAAATGGACCATCACGCCCGGTGTTCGCTATGAAATGATCGAGTCGCAGCAAACCAACAACCTGACGAATGTGAAGTACAAGGGCGACTACAACACCGCGTTGCCAGCGCTTAACGTGCTGTACCACGTAAACGATGAGTGGAACCTTTACGCCAATACCGAAGGTTCATTTGGCAGCGTGCAGTACAGCCAGATGCCCAATCGCGTGAGCAGCGGCGAAGTGAAGCCGGAGAAGGCTCGCACCTGGGAACTCGGCACCCGTTACGACAATGGCAATCTGCGGGCGGAAATTGGCGCTTTCCTGATCAATTTCGATAACCAGTATGAGAGCAATCAGACCAACGATTCGGTCATCGCTCGTGGCGAGACACGCCATCAAGGCATCGAAACCAGCTTCAGCTACGCGCTCGAAGGCCTTGACCCGGCACTGGCCGGTTTCGATGTATATGGCACGTATGCGTTCGTCGACGCGACTATCCGCGAGGAAGGCCCGAACAAGGGCAACCGGGTGCCCTTCTCCTCGAAGCATAAAGGCACCCTGGGAGTTGCTTACACAGAAGGCTCCTGGAAGCTGAACCTGGACAGCACCTACCAGAGCGCACAATTCGCAGACAACGCCAACACCCGAGCCGAAAGTGCCGACGGCAGCACCGGCAATATTCCCGGTTACATGCTGTTCAGCAGCCGCGCCGCCTATGACTTCGGCCCACGACTGTCGGATCTCAACGTCGCGGTGGGTGTGAAGAACATCTTCAACACCCAGTACTTCACCCGCTCGTTCGACGATAACAACCGCGGCAAATATGTCGGGGAGCCGCGCACGCTGTATGTGCAAACTTCCGTTGCGTTCTGA
- a CDS encoding DMT family transporter, which translates to MNLSLYLLTVLIWGTTWIALKLQLGVVAIPVSIVYRFGLAALILFAMLLLSRRLQVMNRRGHLICVAQGLCLFCINFMCFLTASQWIPSGLVAVVFSTATLWNALNARVFFGQRIARNVLLGGALGLFGLALLFWPELAGHRASPQTLFGLALALLGTLCFSAGNMLSSLQQKAGLKPLTTNAWGMAYGAAMLSVWCLVQGIPFDMEWNPRYIGSLLYLVIPGSVIGFTAYLTLVGRMGPERAAYCTVLFPVVALNVSAFVEGYQWTAPALVGLVLVMLGNVLVFRKPRPVAAKVALGAR; encoded by the coding sequence ATGAACCTCTCGTTGTACCTGCTTACCGTGCTCATCTGGGGCACCACATGGATTGCGCTGAAATTGCAGTTGGGTGTGGTCGCCATTCCGGTTTCGATCGTTTATCGCTTCGGCCTGGCCGCGCTGATCCTGTTCGCGATGTTGCTGCTCAGCCGCCGCTTGCAGGTGATGAACCGTCGCGGCCACTTGATCTGCGTCGCCCAGGGCCTGTGCCTGTTCTGCATCAACTTCATGTGTTTCCTCACCGCCAGCCAGTGGATTCCCAGTGGATTGGTTGCCGTGGTGTTCTCCACCGCGACCCTCTGGAACGCCTTGAATGCCCGGGTGTTCTTCGGCCAACGGATCGCCCGCAACGTGTTGCTCGGCGGCGCCTTGGGGCTGTTCGGGCTGGCGTTGTTGTTCTGGCCTGAACTGGCCGGTCACCGCGCAAGCCCGCAGACCTTGTTCGGGTTGGCGTTGGCGCTGCTGGGGACGTTGTGTTTCTCGGCGGGCAACATGCTGTCGAGCCTGCAACAGAAGGCCGGCCTCAAGCCGTTGACCACCAACGCCTGGGGCATGGCGTATGGGGCGGCGATGTTGTCGGTGTGGTGTCTGGTCCAGGGCATCCCATTCGACATGGAATGGAATCCGCGCTACATCGGCTCGCTGCTGTACCTGGTGATACCAGGGTCGGTCATCGGCTTCACCGCCTACCTGACACTGGTTGGACGCATGGGCCCGGAGCGGGCGGCGTATTGCACGGTGCTGTTCCCGGTGGTGGCGTTGAATGTCTCGGCTTTTGTCGAGGGCTACCAGTGGACGGCGCCGGCATTGGTGGGATTGGTGCTGGTGATGCTGGGTAACGTGCTGGTGTTTCGCAAGCCACGGCCGGTGGCGGCGAAAGTCGCGCTGGGTGCTCGTTGA
- a CDS encoding FecR domain-containing protein, producing the protein MTPPINGAPGVSAHVAEQAVHWLLEMQQGPLDTRKQQAWEHWLAAHSEHRRAWEHIQRVNQRLRSVSPPLAHAALIAPKSAARRRALKMLLVLGAGSALTWGLRERQLLPPLMADFRSPVGERRRLMLDDGSQLQLNSGSAVDVRFDAQRRLIRLLEGELLLTAARDPRPLQVLAAHGLLESRDARFNVREYPDHTQVAVFEGALDIRSRHGPALLLTASRQVSLGIDGTGPVTALDANSGAWTEGMLVAAHMRLADFLDELGRYRRGQLHCDEAVANLLISGTYPLDNSERILDLLEVSLPVKVRRFTRYWVTVEARA; encoded by the coding sequence ATGACGCCACCGATCAACGGCGCGCCGGGCGTCAGTGCACACGTCGCCGAGCAAGCCGTGCACTGGCTCTTGGAAATGCAGCAAGGCCCACTCGATACCCGCAAGCAGCAAGCTTGGGAACACTGGCTCGCTGCCCATAGCGAACATCGCCGCGCCTGGGAGCATATCCAGCGGGTCAATCAGCGGCTGCGCAGCGTGTCACCGCCACTGGCCCATGCGGCCCTCATTGCACCGAAGTCGGCGGCGCGACGTCGGGCGCTGAAGATGTTGCTGGTGCTTGGCGCTGGCTCGGCGTTGACCTGGGGCCTGCGTGAACGCCAACTGCTGCCGCCATTGATGGCCGATTTTCGCAGCCCGGTGGGCGAACGCCGACGGCTGATGCTGGATGACGGCAGCCAGTTGCAGCTCAACAGCGGCAGCGCGGTAGACGTTCGCTTCGACGCTCAACGCCGCTTGATCCGCCTGCTGGAAGGCGAACTATTGCTCACCGCCGCCCGGGATCCAAGGCCGCTGCAAGTGCTGGCCGCCCATGGCCTGCTGGAAAGCCGCGACGCCCGGTTCAACGTCCGCGAGTATCCGGACCACACCCAGGTGGCGGTGTTTGAAGGCGCCCTGGACATTCGTAGCCGACATGGCCCGGCTCTGTTGCTGACGGCGTCACGGCAAGTGTCCCTTGGCATCGACGGCACCGGGCCCGTCACCGCGCTGGACGCCAATAGCGGTGCCTGGACGGAAGGCATGCTGGTGGCCGCGCACATGCGCCTGGCGGACTTTCTCGACGAGCTCGGCCGTTATCGACGCGGCCAGTTGCACTGCGACGAAGCGGTCGCCAACCTTTTGATTTCCGGAACGTATCCGCTGGACAACAGCGAACGAATCCTCGACCTGCTGGAGGTCAGCCTGCCGGTAAAAGTACGTCGGTTCACCCGCTACTGGGTCACGGTCGAGGCTCGCGCTTGA
- a CDS encoding YkgJ family cysteine cluster protein encodes MNTTFSCVGCGKCCTGHHVPLTLDEARMWASDGGQVIVLVEAFLPNGLGLPMAQREHAERRSTVVRSGTSQALVAITFAAYNAGPCHNLDADNLCSIYERRPLVCRIYPMEINPHIPLNVAAKDCPPESWETGPQLIVGGKLVDQELAELIERSRQADREEIGMKERICASLGIHTTALKGDGFTAYLPNMDAFAEAIDQARSQPLQSQASEWQFHLSGDDIASQVTASGARVVTETPVNYAFISLRAA; translated from the coding sequence ATGAATACAACGTTTTCCTGTGTTGGGTGCGGTAAATGCTGCACCGGCCACCATGTTCCGCTGACGCTCGACGAAGCCAGGATGTGGGCCAGCGACGGTGGACAAGTGATTGTCCTGGTGGAAGCCTTCCTGCCCAATGGCCTCGGCCTGCCAATGGCGCAACGCGAGCACGCCGAACGGCGCTCCACAGTCGTGCGCAGCGGCACGAGCCAAGCCTTGGTGGCGATCACTTTCGCCGCCTACAACGCCGGCCCCTGCCACAACCTGGACGCTGACAACCTGTGCAGCATCTACGAGCGCAGGCCCTTGGTGTGCCGCATCTACCCCATGGAAATCAATCCGCACATCCCGCTCAACGTGGCCGCCAAGGATTGCCCGCCGGAGTCTTGGGAAACGGGGCCACAGTTGATCGTCGGTGGCAAATTGGTGGACCAGGAACTGGCCGAATTGATCGAGCGCTCGCGCCAGGCCGATCGTGAAGAAATCGGGATGAAGGAACGCATTTGTGCGTCACTCGGCATTCACACCACTGCACTGAAGGGTGACGGATTCACGGCGTACCTGCCGAACATGGATGCGTTCGCCGAAGCCATCGACCAGGCCCGTTCGCAGCCACTGCAGTCGCAAGCCAGTGAATGGCAGTTCCATTTGTCTGGGGATGACATTGCCAGCCAGGTCACGGCCAGTGGCGCGCGGGTGGTCACGGAAACCCCTGTCAATTACGCCTTTATTTCACTGCGGGCTGCATGA
- a CDS encoding sigma-70 family RNA polymerase sigma factor, whose amino-acid sequence MPPAHTVEVLYNAHHRWLNGWLRRKLGCPDSAADLAQDTFMRVLTARDPQPVLEPRAFLTTIAKRVLFNHYRRQDLERAYLDALAQLPEHVVPSEEERAIILQTLMELDQLLDGLPRAVKQAFLLAQVDGLTYNEIARELGISVATVKRHLNKAAMRCYFAL is encoded by the coding sequence TTGCCGCCTGCACACACCGTCGAAGTGCTCTACAACGCCCATCACCGTTGGCTGAACGGCTGGTTGCGAAGAAAACTCGGTTGCCCCGACAGCGCCGCCGACCTTGCCCAAGACACGTTCATGCGTGTACTGACCGCTCGCGATCCGCAGCCGGTTCTTGAGCCCCGTGCATTTCTCACGACCATTGCCAAGCGCGTGCTGTTCAACCATTACCGCCGCCAGGACCTCGAGCGCGCCTACCTCGATGCCCTCGCTCAACTGCCGGAGCACGTGGTGCCGTCGGAGGAGGAGCGGGCAATCATCCTGCAAACCCTGATGGAACTGGACCAACTGCTCGATGGGTTGCCGCGGGCAGTCAAGCAGGCGTTTCTGCTGGCCCAGGTCGATGGCCTGACCTACAACGAGATCGCCCGCGAATTGGGGATTTCAGTGGCGACAGTCAAGCGTCATCTGAACAAGGCAGCGATGCGCTGCTACTTCGCCTTATGA